The Lepus europaeus isolate LE1 chromosome 21, mLepTim1.pri, whole genome shotgun sequence genome has a window encoding:
- the TMEM270 gene encoding transmembrane protein 270 has protein sequence MEVVPPVRPSLLGILLQVLRLSVLLVQNRAHLYNFLLIKITLFNDWVSGLAQEARGDSGRQPRPPPEVLACPLGRALTWVPMWLLLCGPRLAWAAVLGCVRTLGLSLQRLGLSVATWGDLLLSCLHSLMLVALLLVLLTWRLFQKAHRCSLGWLPGQVLLRNRVVLELPRRLSWWVESTTALASWHLAYLVTWTTCLASHLLQAAFEHTAQLARAQETQPPEAPGPLYESPLPKASTPESGPVLPEPGPPGE, from the exons ATGGAGGTCGTCCCCCCGGTGAGACCCAGCCTCTTGGGGATCCTGCTGCAGGTTCTGCGACTTTCCGTGCTG CTTGTCCAGAACCGGGCGCACCTGTACAATTTCCTGCTGATCAAGATCACCCTCTTCAATGACTGGGTGTCGGGGCTGGCCCAAGAGGCTCGCGGGGACAGTGGCAGGCAGCCCCGCCCTCCACCGGAAGTCCTGGCCTGTCCCCTGGGCCGGGCACTGACGTGGGTCCCCATGTGGCTGCTGCTGTGTGGCCCCAGGCTGGCGTGGGCAGCCGTGCTGGGCTGTGTCCGGACCTTGGGCCTGAGCCTGCAGCGGCTGGGCCtgtctgtggccacctggggggaCCTGCTGCTGTCGTGTCTGCACAGCCTGATGCTGGTGGCcttgctgctggtgctgctgacCTGGAGGCTGTTCCAAAAAGCCCACCGCTGCAGCCTGGGCTGGCTGCCTGGCCAG GTGCTGTTGAGGAACCGCGTGGTGCTGGAGCTGCCGAGACGGCTGTCCTGGTGGGTGGAgagcaccacagcgctggcctcttggCACCTGGCCTACCTCGTCACCTGGACCACCTGCCTGGCCTCGCACCTGCTGCAGGCTGCCTTTGAACACACCGCCCAGCTGGCCCGGGCCCAGGAGACCCAGCCCCCAGAGGCCCCCGGGCCCCTGTACGAGTCCCCACTCCCTAAGGCTTCCACCCCTGAGTCTGGGCCTGTCCTGCCAGAGCCCGGGCCCCCTGGAGAATAA
- the METTL27 gene encoding LOW QUALITY PROTEIN: methyltransferase-like protein 27 (The sequence of the model RefSeq protein was modified relative to this genomic sequence to represent the inferred CDS: inserted 2 bases in 1 codon), whose protein sequence is MAQEEAGHLREVLARVGASHDIKDLTCKLHFYDRWAPDYDQDVAALQYRAPRLAVACLTQAHLGLPHNALILDVACGTGLVAMELQARGFFRLHGVDGSPEMLEQARARGLYQQLSLCTLGQEPLPSPEGTFDAVLLVGALSDGQVPCSAVPELVRVTKPGGLLCLTTRTNPSNLPYKEALEGVLDGLERAGAWRRLVAQPXWTTGSWLPRSSRWRLGPQPRTVSSPASCTCTESRKGPRLRERGPGPSPALASDPPCGLPRAPAAAPCHSGWERRGLPSCTQDGRGLCRREDSFRGFGKPQMLGGRWHCGAAGVPCGRTVLSPAVLLPRHAVPS, encoded by the exons ATGGCCCAGGAGGAGGCGGGGCACCTGCGCGAGGTGCTGGCCCGGGTCGGGGCCTCCCACGACATCAAGGACCTGACCTGCAAGCTGCACTTCTATGACCGCTGGGCCCCAGACTACGACCAG GATGTGGCTGCCCTGCAGTACCGCGCCCCCCGCCTCGCCGTGGCCTGCCTCACCCAAGCCCACCTAGGCCTGCCACACAATGCCCTGATCCTGGACGtggcctgcggcaccggcctggtGGCCATGGAG ctGCAGGCTCGGGGCTTCTTCCGGCTGCACGGGGTTGATGGGAGCCCAGAGATGCTGGAACAGGCCCGGGCCCGTGGCCTCTACCAGCAACTGAGTCTCTGcaccctgggccaggagcctctgcccAGCCCGGAAG GGACGTTCGACGCGGTGCTGCTGGTGGGTGCCCTCAGCGACGGCCAGGTGCCCTGCTCTGCCGTCCCTGAGCTCGTGCGAGTCACGAAGCCAG GTGGGCTGCTGTGTCTGACCACCAGGACCAATCCGTCCAACCTGCCATACAAGGAAGCCTTGGAAGGTGTCCTAGATGGGCTGGAGCGGGCCGGGGCGTGGAGACGCCTGGTGGCGCAGCC GTGGACCACTGGGAGCTGGCTACCTCGGAGCTCCAGGTGGCGCCTGGGGCCTCAGCCCAGGACGGTTTCATCTCCGGCATCGTGTACCTGTACCGAAAGCAGGAAGGGGCCCAGGCTGAGAGAGAGGGGCCCGGGCCCCAGCCCTGCGCTGGCCTCTGACCCTCCGTGTGGACTTCCCCGGGCCCCCGCTGCTGCACCCTGCCACTcagggtgggagaggagagggctcCCCTCCTGCACCCAGGACGGGAGAGGGCTCTGCAGGAGAGAAGATTCCTTCCGGGGGTTTGGGAAGCCACAAATGCTGGGGGGaaggtggcattgtggtgcagccggcgtcccatgtgggaggaCCGTTCTGAGTCCCGCTGTCCTACTTCCTCGCCATGCAGTGCCTTCCTAA
- the CLDN4 gene encoding claudin-4: MASMGLQVMGIALAVLGWLGSMLCCAMPMWRVTAFIGSNIVTSQVIWEGLWMNCVVQSTGQMQCKVYDSLLALPQDLQAARALTIICIIVAAFGVLLSVVGGKCTNCVEDETAKAKTMIVAGVVFLLAGLLVMVPVSWTAHNVIQDFYNPLVASGQKREMGASLYIGWAASGLLLLGGALLCCNCPPRADKPYSAKYSAARSAPASNYV; encoded by the coding sequence ATGGCTTCCATGGGACTACAGGTGATGGGGATCGCCCTGGCCGTGCTGGGCTGGCTGGGCTCCATGCTGTGCTGCGCCATGCCCATGTGGCGCGTGACGGCCTTCATCGGCAGCAACATCGTCACCTCGCAGGTCATCTGGGAGGGGCTGTGGATGAACTGTGTGGTGCAGAGCACCGGGCAGATGCAATGCAAGGTGTACGACTCGCTGCTGGCGCTGCCGCAGGACCTGCAGGCGGCCCGCGCGCTCACCATCATCTGTATCATCGTGGCCGCCTTCGGCGTGCTGCTGTCCGTGGTCGGGGGCAAGTGCACCAACTGTGTGGAGGATGAGACGGCCAAGGCCAAGACCATGATCGTGGCGGGCGTGGTGTTCCTGCTGGCCGGCCTGCTGGTGATGGTGCCCGTGTCGTGGACGGCCCACAACGTCATCCAGGACTTCTACAATCCGCTCGTGGCGTCCGGGCAGAAGCGGGAGATGGGCGCCTCCCTCTACATCGGCTGGGCAGCCTCGGGCCTGCTGCTGCTCGGCGGGGCTCTGCTGTGCTGTAACTGCCCGCCACGCGCCGACAAGCCCTACTCGGCCAAGTACTCGGCTGCCCGCTCCGCCCCGGCCAGCAACTACGTGTGA